The sequence CGGACAGACAACGGTCTTTTTTTGCAAGCGGGGAGACAAAAAGCTTAGGCTATCGGATCGACGCGCTCCGACGCCTTAAAGCAGGCATACAACAGCGCGAACGACAGCTGATCAACGCATTAAAAGCGGATCTGAACAAATCGGAATTCGAAGCTTACATGACGGAAATCGGAATTGTTCTTGAAGAAATCAGCTTCACGCTGAAGCATTTGCGGGCATGGGCCAAGCCTCGTAAGGTAAAGACGTCGGTTACTCATTTTGGCGCCAGAGGGCGCATTTATTCCGAGCCGTACGGCTTGGCTTTGATCCTCGCTCCCTGGAATTATCCGTTTCAATTGGCCGCCGCTCCATTGATCGGCGCTATCGCAGCAGGAAACTGCGCGGTCGTGAAGCCGTCGGAATTGACCCCGAGAACCTCGGAGACAATCGCAGAGATCATCCGTACAAGCTTTCAGGAAGATTACATTACTGTCGTTCAAGGCGGGATTAAAACGAGCGAGGCGCTGCTGAGGGAGAAGTTCGACTATATCTTTTTTACCGGGAGTGTTCCGGTCGGGAAGATTATTATGGAAGCCGCCGCTAAGCATCTAACACCGGTGACCTTGGAGCTTGGAGGAAAAAGCCCCTGCATCGTTCATGAAGACGCCAATCTCAAGCTGGCCGCGAGGCGTATTGCCTGGGGGAAGTTCATGAACGCCGGACAAACGTGCGTAGCGCCGGATTACATCTATGTTCATCAAAGCGTCAAGGAATCTTTCCTAAAGGAGCTGGAAAGCGCGGTAAAGGAGCTATACGGGGAACGGCCTCTACTGAATCCGGAGTTTACGCGGATTGTCGGCAGGAAGCATTTTGACCGGCTTAAGGCGTTTCTAAGCAGCGGGACACTGGCATTCGGCGGAGGAACGGACCCGGAGAAATTAACCATCGAACCGACTGTTCTAACGGATATTAGCTGGGAAGATCCCGTGATGCAGGAGGAAATTTTCGGGCCGCTGCTGCCGGTGCTGGAATACGGTAATCTGCCGGAGGCGATCAGAGAGATTGGCAACCAGCCGAAGCCGCTTGCGCTGTATTTGTTCACGGAAAGCCAAAGCGTGCAGGAGGAAATGGGGGAGAGGCTCTCTTTTGGCGGAGGCTGCATCAATGATACGGTGTATCATATTACTTCTCCATACCTGCCGTTTGGCGGGGTAGGCAGCAGCGGGATGGGAGCGTATCACGGACAAGCGAGCTTCGAGACGTTCTCGCACAGCAAGAGCGTGCTTAAGCAGACGACACGCTTCGATCTCCCGTTCCGGTATCCGAACCGGAAGAACGGGCTAAAGATCATCAAGCGGTTCCTGAAATGAAGGTTATGCTAGGTTGTATCGCGATAGCGGTGATGCATTCGCAAAGGCTTCCCAAGATCTGGGGTGCTGCAAAACTAGTAGAAGGGGTATCCTGTAAGCGATAAAGGGATTAACTTCAAAGCCTGGACGAAGGATGATAGAGTCTTAGTTTATGAAGGCGCATGAATGAGAGGGAAAACGTCCCTTTAATTTAAGGGAAAAGAGACCTTATGCGGGCATATACGGGAAAAGCTCCGGCTTATTGGCCGGGGTTTCTTATATTTTTGCAAAAACGCATAATTAAGAGGGAGGTATTCCCTCTCAGGTTAGGCATAAGCTCTCTAGTTGAAAAATAAGAGGGAGGAATTCCGTTTCAGCTCAAGATTAGCGCGGGCGAGGTGGTCATGTGACGCCAAACACCGCGCGCGGGGAGCTTCGTGCTGTGCGGCTTTCACGCCATCCGTCCGGCGGTGAATGAATCCGGGACCTGAGCTGCGGTTATAGAGCGGAAGCATGCGGGACTGTGCCAAAGTATTCGAATTAGATAGGGACGATTCAAAAATGACCTCAAACTCCACGGGCACGTGGAAGATGAGGTCATTTAGTGTAACGACATTCCATTTAAAGTAGGGGACTCGGCATCCCGAAATAACGTTTGGGATAGGATTAAAGAGAGTTAAGGCATCCTTGTCGGACTTCTTTAGCCTTCCAGCAGCAGCGCCTCAGGGTCCTCCAGCAGCTCTTTGACCTTGACGAGAAAGCTTACCGCTTCGGCTCCGTCGACGATCCGGTGATCGTAGGACAGGGCGATGTACATCATCGGCTTGTTGACGGTTGTCACTTCGTCGATGGCGATCGGGCGGAGCTGGATTTTATGCATGCCCAGAATGCCGACCTGCGGAGCATTCAGGATCGGCGTTGACAGCAGGGAACCGAATACGCCGCCGTTGGTAATCGTGAAGGTGCCGCCCTGAAGATCGGAGAGGGCGAGCGTGTTGGCGCGGGCTTTGGAAGCCAGCTCGGCGATCTGCCGCTCGATCTGCGGGAAGCTGAGCCGGTCGGCCTCCCGGACTACAGGCACGACGAGTCCTTCCTTGGCGGACACGGCGATGCCGATATCGTAAAATTTCTTAATGATGAGGTCCTCGCCGTCAATCTCGGCATTGAGCAGCGGATACGCCTTGAGCGCGCCGACTACCGCTTTGGTGAAGAAAGACATGAAGCCGAGGCCGATGTCATGCTTCTCCTTGAAGTTATCCTTGCGCCGCTTGCGGATATCCAGGATTGCGGTCATGTCCACCTCGTTGAAGGTGGTCAGCATGGCCGCCGTATGCTGCGCCTCCACGAGGCGGCTGGCAATCGTTAACCGTCTGCGCGACATGCGCTTGCGCTCGGTCTCCTTGCCGTCCGCCGCCTTGGTCCCAGGCGGCGGGCTGCCGGCCGGCGCGCCGCCCTGCGCGGGCGCGGCCGGTGCCGGCTTCGGCGCAGCGGGTACCGCTGCTGCGCCGAAGGTCTTCACATCGGCCTGGCCAATCCGGCCGATGGGATCGCGCGCGCCGACCTCGCCGAGGTCGATGCCGCGCTCGCGCGCGAGCTTGCGCGCACCCGGCGAAGCCAGGTACGCGGCGCCGTTCTCGGCGGCCGGGCCCTCCGGGGCGGTCGCCAGGGTCCCTGCACCGGCGGGTGGCGCCGCCGGCTGCTGCGCCGCAGGCACGACCGGCGCTTCCGGTGCGGCAGGCTTGCCGCTGTCCGCTGCCGAAGCCTTGCCGTCCCCGCCGCTGCCGATCAGGCCGATTACTTCCCCGACCGCGACATTGTCCCCGTCTTTACGCAAGATGGCGGAAATGACGCCGCTCTCCTCCGCGCTGATTTCCAGATTTACCTTATCCGTCTCAAGCTCTGCCAGCACGTCCCCCTGGCCGACATGGTCGCCTTCTTTTACAATCCACTTGTAGATCGTTCCTTCGGTAATGGATTCGCCCAGATCGGGCACTTTAATCTCGGACACAGGCCGCTACCTCCCCAAATTGTAATTGATGCTATCGTGACACCGTCCCGGAAGGAGACGGTACAGCCGCTTTCGTTTGCGAGTTCAAGTTCAGTGCTTCCGTGACGATTCTGCGTTGTTCAAAGGTGTGGACGTCCGCATACCCGCTGGCCGGGCTTGAGCGTTCCGGACGGCCGATATACCGTACAGCGGCATTGCTGGGCGCAATAGCGCGCAGCCGAGGCTCGATATAGCTCCAGGCGCCCATGTTCTTCGGTTCTTCCTGCACCCAGACGATCTCCTGCAGAGAAGTGAAAGCGTTCAGGTAGACGGCCAATTCGCGCGCCGGGAACGGATAGAGCTGTTCAAGACGAAGGATATGCAGCCGGGAAAGGTCCTGGCCCGCTGCCGCTTCCAGTTCGGCCTGCAGGTCAATGGTGATCTTTCCGCTGCACACGACCAGACGTGTGACGGCGCTGGGAGTCTGCCCGAGCAGCGGTTCCGGGAGCACGGGCTGAAATTGGCCGGATGCCAGCTCTAACCCGGAAGAAGCGCTGCGCGGGTTGCGGAGCAGGCTCTTCGGCGTCATGATAACGAGCGGCCTTGCGTCCGCCTGTCCGCACAGAGAAGCCTGGCGGCGCAGCAGATGGAAGTACTGCGCGGCGTTGGTAAGATTTGCAACCGTCCAGTTTTCCTCAGCGGATAGCTGCAAATACCGTTCCAATCGGCCGCTGGAGTGTTCCGGCCCCTGGCCTTCGTAGCCATGGGGCAGCAGGATGACCAGGTTGCTGCGCTGCGTCCATTTGGCGCGTCCGGCAGAAATGAACTGGTCGAGAATCACCTGCGCGGCATTGGCGAAATCGCCGTACTGCGCTTCCCACAGTACGAATGTCTCCGGCGCAAATACGTTGTAGCCGTACTCGTAGCCGAGCACCGAAGCCTCCGACAGCGGGCTGTTGTAGACGCCGAAGGAAGCCTTGGCATCCTCAAGTTGGTGAAGCGGGGAGTAGAGCGCTCCCGTCTCACTGTCGTGAAGCACGAGATGACGCTGCGAGAAGGTGCCGCGCTGCGCATCCTGACCGCTCAGGCGGATTGGCGTTCCGTCCTGGAGAATGGCCGCGAAAGCCAGCGTTTCGGCCAGCGCCCAATCCACCTTCTCCCCGTCATTCAACAGATCCTTGCGCCGCTGGAGAATCCGCTGCAGCTTCGGGTACACCTTGAAGCCTTCGGGGAAGGACAGCAGCTGGCGGTTAATGCTCTGCAGCTTGCCGAGCGGCACGGCCGTAGGCGCCGAGGTCTCTTCATCCGTCTGCAAGGCGACGGCTGTCTTCGTCTCGCCGTTCTTCTGCTTGCCCTCTTTCATCCGCTCGTAAGCCTGCTGAAGCACATTGTCCGCTTCGGACATCATCTTCGCCAGTTCATCCTGGGCAATCACCTTCTCGCGCTCCAGCTTCTCGGCATAAATCCGGAGAACGGTAGGATGATTTTTTACCTTGCCGTAGACGATCGGCTGGGTCATTTCGGGATCATCCATTTCATTATGTCCGTGTCTGCGGTAACCGACAAGATCGATCAGAAAATCTTTTTTGAACAGATTGCGGTAAGCGCTGGCCATGCGGACGGCGGCAATGCAGGCTTCCGGATCGTCGGCATTGACATGGACGATCGGAATTTCATAGCCTTTGGCAAGATCGCTCGCATAGTGCGTGGAGCGGGAATCCTCGCTTTCGGTCGTGAAGCCGATCCGGTTATTGACGATGATGTGGATCGTTCCGCCATTCTGGTATCCCTGAAGCTTGCCGATATTCAGCGTCTCCGCCACAATGCCTTCGCCGGGGAAGGCGGCGTCTCCGTGGATCAGCACAGCCATAGCCTTGTTCGTGTCCAGCCCAGGCAGCCCCGGAGCGCTCCGGTCTTCCTGGGCCGCGCGCGCAAAGCCTTCGACGACCGGGTTGACGAATTCCAGATGGCTAGGGTTGTTGGCCAGCGTCAGACGGGCGCGCACGGTCTCGCCTTCGCGGAACGCGCGGTCGGCGCCCAAATGGTATTTTACATCTCCGGTCCAGCCGTAGTTGATGCCCATGGACCCTTCGGACGGGAACAGCTCCTTATTCGGGGAGTGGTGGAATTCGGAGAAAATAATATCGTAAGGTTTGCCCAAAATATGCGCGAGCACATTCAAACGGCCCCGGTGGGCCATGCCCATCAGGATATGCTCCGCGCCGTCGTGCGCGGCCGCGCGGACAATTTCGTCCAGCATGGGAACAAGCGTATCATTGCCTTCCAGGCTGAAGCGCTTCTGGCCGACGAATGTCTTGTGCAGGAAGGTCTCGAACTGCTCTACCTGGATGAGCCGGCCCAGCAGCCCTTTGCGTTCCGCCGGGGTGAGCGGAGCGGGCGAGGTGGCCGATTCAGCCTGGCTGTTCAGCCAGCGAAGCTCCTGCTGGTCGTGGACATGGCTGAACTCGTAGGCGATCGTCTTGGTATAGGTTTGGCGCATCCGGTGATAAGCGTCCCAGCCTGTCAGCACATCCTGGGGAGCATTCTCCCAGATGAGCGAAGCCGGCAGGGCAAGCAAATCTTCGCGCGTAAGCTCATAAGTCTCGGGGTCCAGCCATTTGGCCATGGAGGTATGGCCCTGTCCCAGCGGGTCGATGTCGGCGGCCAGATGGCCAAAAATGCGGATGCTCGCGATCAGCTTGGAGGCTCTAACCGCTTTGCGGAGCCAGTCGGTATCGGCGGGCAGGGCCGGTCCTGGAGTTCTTGCAGCCTCGGATGTCAGCGGAGGAGAGCCATAGATGGTGAATAGTTCGCGGTAGTGGGCTTCCACTGAAGAAGGATCTTCGGCGAAATGTTCGTACTTTTCCTGAATGTAGCCCAGATTGGGACCGTAATACTTGCTCCAGACAGATTCGTTGTAGGACTCTTTGGCTGACATGAAACATCCTCCTAACGGTTAAGCTCCAAAGGTGGCGCCGATCAGGAAGGCACGCTTTTGGAGCTGCGGTGGTTACGTTTACATTCTATAACAAAGACAAACCATTATAAAGCCGGTGCCTCATCCTATTGTGCTCCTTTCAACATATGTAATCAATTCAAGCTTTCGTCCAATCCGTTCGAAAAAAGGCATAATTATGTACAGGACCAAATAACCAATTAAATGATTCGCTGAATTCAAAAAAATTTGGTTAGCAGACTTGAAAAATGGGTATTTGTTGTATATAGTTCATTCATACTACTAAGATCATACATATGTTCAATTTATTTCTGCTGCCGGGTGCCGTTTGATCAGCTCTATTTTTTTTCTCCGCGCATACTTACTTATTTCCAAAATTCGACACACTTTAGGACGAACTTCTTGTATAATATTCTTGCAAGACTCATTGTAATGAGAATCAATATCAGATCCTTGAATGCAAGGGTCCAGTAAAAGGTAAACCTGCTGAAAGGCAGGGGCACAAAGTCACGGGTCTAAGGTAATTTTTACATACTACGACGGCCGGACTGCCTGGGGACAAAAATCTTAGGAGGAGATTTTTTGGACAAGTCCAACCAGGGGAACATCGGAGAGCTGCAGACGTCAGAGCTTGATATGGAATGGGTGTATTTGCTTCTGAAAGCAAAGAAGCAAGGGCTCCAAGTGGATGAGATTCGTCAGTTTTTCAATGACAGGACGCTTAAGGCAATATAGCAAGAGGGGTCTAACAGGGCATTATCAATTGATATTTGAAAGAGGACATGGCGGCGCGGCGTCATGTCCTCTGTATGTTTGTGGGCTTTGCTGGGTTACTGGTCCTTTTGTTCAAGCCGCCATTTCTGGTAATCCAGAAATTCCTTAAACTCGCGCTTGCTGACGCCTGAGGACATAGCCTCCTGCACCAGCTTGAACCATTCGGAATCCAGCAGTTCCTCCTGCGTATCGGAATTCTCTCCATAGAGAAGAACGTGAACGGGAACGTCCAGAGCCTCGGCAATTTTTTCAATGAATTGGATAGAGGGGTTGGATTGAATGTTGCGTTCAACATTGCTTAAGTATGATTTGGCCACATCAGCCTTGCTGGCCAGCTCGGATAAAGATAATCCCTTCTCCAGACGAAGATGCTGAATGTGTTGTCCTATATTATCTGGCACGACGAGTTACGCCCCCCTCCTTGTTTTTTTGGTACTAGTATAGCAAAGGTCTGCATACAAGGCAAAGCAGGCATTTTCCAGAAATTCTAACGAATCCGAAAGCTATAAACCGGCTGGACGCTATTCTATCCCTTCGATTTCTGCGGCGGCATGGCAGCGGATCGTTAAGGCAACCGCACGCCCCGGGAGCTGACGTACAGGTCATACCATTCCTTACGGGTAAGCGTAAGCTTGTCCGCGCCTTCGCAGGCTGCGATGCGCTTCGGATTTACCGTCCCGATGACGGGCTGAATCGCGGCCGGATGCGTCATCAGCCATGAGAGGACAATCGCTTCCGGGGTTGTCCCTTTCTCATCGGCCAGTGTACGGACCAGGTACGCGGTGCTGCGGACCGCTTCGGATTCTCCGTCCAGCGGGCGTCCGCTGTATTTGCCCTGGGCCAGCGGCCCCCACGCCTGAAGCTGGATATTCTCCAGCCTGCAGTGCTCGATCGTTCCTTCGGGCATGCCCTGCTCTCTCCAGGCTTGCTGATTGACGCTTACGACCGAATCGAGCCAGTAGATCTTCTCAAGGCTCATTTCCAACTGGTTGACGATAAACGGCTCTTCGCTGTATGCCTGAAGCAGCTTGATCTGCCCCTGGCTCATATTGGAGACACCGAAATGCCGCACCTTGCCGGATTGCTTAAGCAGTTGAAGTGCTTCGCCCACGTCTTCAGGGTCCATCAGCGGATCGGGCCGGTGAAGCAGCAGAATATCAAGGTATTCTGCTCCCAGACGAGACAGGATGCCGTCCACGCTGCTCAGAATATGGCTCTTGGAGAAATCGAACACATTGGAGCTTTCGCCCGGTTCGGCCAGCTTAATGCCGCACTTCGATTGAAGAATGATCTGTTCACGCAGCTCCGGCCGTTCTTTGAGGACGGTGCCGAATACTTGCTCCGCTTTGCCGCGGGTGTAAATATCAGCATGATCGAACATATTGATGCCGATGGAGAGCGCCGCTTCAACAGCCGCATGTCCTTCCTTGATCTGCTCCTTGGTAATCGCCTCGCGGTCCCAGCCTCCGCCTAGACCCATACAGCCCAGGACAAGCCGGCTTGCGGGAATTCCGCGCTTATTAAGTGGCAACGTTTTCAATTCAATCCCTCCGTCATAGTGGTAGATGATTTCAGAGATATTGTACAACTTTGGAAGCCGGCAGGATACTCTATGATACTTTGGATCGCTGAAGAAGCGGCGCAAGGCGTCACACCTGGCTTACTCCTTCAGCTCCAAAGGCTTCCCGATATCGCCGAGCTTATGCGCCCGTACGTCAGCGTACAGGCGCTTCAGCCAGTTCAGTTCCGTCAGGCTGTGCTCATATTTGCCGTACATGAGATGCAGCGCGGCGCGGGGAACGATGGGAATATGCTCTTCATAGACCTGATAAGCGAGATTGACCTGATGCTCGGTCTCCCGGATGCGCTCCTCCAGCAGCTTCGCAATCTTATCCGGATCAATATGCCGGGAGAAGGCGAGCGCAAGGTACATCGGATGATAGAGGGTGTCGTTCTTCTTGAATAGCTGGAGCAGGAGCTGCTCGAACAGGGTTTTTCCCGAATCTGTAATCCGGTATATGGTTTTATCCGGCCGGTCGCTGCTGCGGATAATCTCAACCTGCGCAATCTGTCCGTTCTTGGCCAACTGGTCGACGGCGTAGTATAGGGAGCCCATTTGCAGCTTCGTAATCTGGTCGATCGCCCGGTCTTTCATCACCAGCATCATTTCATAGGGATGCATGTCCCGTTCCAGCAGCAGTCCGAGAATAGCGAGCTTCATCGACATGGCTGCTCTACTCCTTAGCAGGCTCCGGTGCCGAAATCTTCGGGCGGGCGAGCAGGCGGTCTTTCGGCATCAGCAGCACGGCGATAAATCCAAGCGCGGCGGGAACAAGCGCCCACAGGAAAGAGTGAGCGATGGAGGACGACAGCGCGGCGGATATTTTCTCCAGCACCGGGGCCGGGATTTGCGCTCTTGCTTCCGGTGTCAGCGCGGCTCGCGGATCGCCGAAGGCGGATGACTGGGCGGCGTTTCCGAACGCGCTGCTGAGTCTGTCCGTGAACAGATTACGCTGAATGATGCCGAAGATCGTAATGCCGAGCGTCATGCCGAGCGAACGCATAAAGGTATTGGTCGACGTGGCCGCGCCGCGCTGCCGCACATCAAAATGATGGACGGAAGACATGTTAAGCACAGAGAAGGAAAATCCGACGCCGAATCCGGTCAAGGCCATATAGATGTTGACCAGCAGGCGTGAAATGTCCGGCGACAGGGTGCCAAGCAGGGCGACGCCGGCGATGAAGCAGACTGCGGACAGCAGCATGATGCTGCGGAAGCTTATCCGGGAGGTAAGCTGGCCGCCAAGCTGGGCGCCGACGACAGAACCGATCATCATTGGCATCAGAATCAGGCCCGAATTAGTGGCCGAACCGCCGAATACGCCCTGCACGAAGATCGGGATGTAGACGGTCGCCACAATGAAGGCCGAGCCGTAGAAAAAGGCCGCCAGAGCACTTGTGGCAAACAATCTTTTGCGAAACATGCCGAAAGTGATGACAGGTTCAGCCGCATGCCGCTCAATGAACAGAAAGGCGATCAGCAGCACCGCAAAGCCCGCAAACAGGCCAAGGATAGCGGGGGAGTCCCAAGCGTACTGCCGTCCGCCGATCCTTTGTCCGCCAAGCTCCAGAGCGAACATAAGACAGATAATCGCCCCGACCAGCGTAAAGGCGCCGCCCCAGTCGATCCGCTGCTTGGAGTGAGTCACCGATTCTTTGTAGGCCAGAGCGAGCATGATGAAGGCGATCACCCCAAGAGGGAGATTGATGTAGAATATCCAGCGCCAGCCGACATATTCGGTGATATAAGCGCCGAGCAGCGGACCGAGGACGCTGGAGATGCCGAAGACCGCGCCGAACAGTCCGGTCATCTTGCCGCGCTTCTCCGGCGGAAAGATATCGAATATAATCGTGAACGCGATCGGCATCAGCGCGCCGCCGCCCACACCTTGGATCGCCCGGTAGATGCTGAGCTGGGTAATGCTGCCTGCGGTGCCGCAGAGGGCCGAGCCGATCAGGAACAGCAGCAGTCCGAGCATGAAGAAGCGTTTGCGTCCGTACATATCGGACAGCTTGCCGAAGACGGGAGTGCCGGCCATCACCATAACCATATACGCCGAGGTTACCCATACAATTTTGTCCAAACCGCCTAATTCGCCGACAATGGTACCTAGAGCTGCGGCGACGATTGTGTTGTCCATCGCGGCCATCAAAATGCCGAGAAGCAGGCCGGCTACGATAAGCTTTAGATTGCTGTCTTTGGAATACATGATTTAAACTCCTTTTTCTGAGTGTTTAGTGAAGTCTAATTATATTCAAATTTGAATAGGTAATCAATACATTTTATGACAAAAAAGGACCCCGCTCGACCGAGGTCCTGCTGTTCACGCTTTTTCGGTTTCTTCGCGCCGCCGGATAAGAAGAGGTCTATACCGCCGTTTCCTTGGCGCGCAGCTGCCTGGATTCGATATAGCTGATAAAAAACTCCGTAAGCTGCGGATCGAATTGGCTGCCCGCGCAAGCCCTGAGCTCGACAATCGCCTCTTCCACCGATTTGGTCTGCTGATAGGGACGTTCCGTCGTCATGGCGTCAAAGGAATCGATAATGGTCAGCATCCGGCACAGCCTTGGAATTTCCTCGCCTTTGAAGCCGTGCGGATAGCCTTTGCCGTCGTACCTTTCGTGGTGCAGCTCGATATAAGGGGCCAAATCCTTGAACTTGTCGCCCATCAGCGCCATTTGCTTGCCCCAGGTCACATGCCATTTTACCATTTCCCACTCCTCGGGCGTGAGCGTCTCCTTCTTGTTCAGTATGCCCCAGGGGATTTCGAGCTTGCCGATGTCATGGATCAGCGAACCCAGCGTGAACTGGCGCTTCGACAAGCTGTCCAGCATGAGCAGCTCGCTGATGTCCATAGCGTACCGGAATACCCTTTTGGAATGTTTAAACGTTTCCAGATCCTTGTACATGAACAGGCTAAGCTGCTGCTCGATATCCCGCACGTCCTGGCTGAAATCGATATCCTGCTCAAGCGGCGATTGGTGGCCGTAGATATGGACCATATTCTTGCCCTGCTTCTTGGCGTAGTACAATGCCTGGTCGGCCTGATCGACAAGCTCCGATTTGTCGTGAATGTCGCTGCGGTAGCCCGCGATTCCTGAGGAAAAGGACAAGCAGCCTTGAGGGAAAATCTCCGCCCCTTCAAAAGGGGAGTTGTTCAGCGTCTTGCGCAGGCGGTCGAGAAAGCTTTTGGCCTGCCCGGTGTCATATGAGGGCATCAGGATCGTGAATTCTTCCCCGCCGTAGCGGGAGACGACCATGTCAGCGCCGCCGCATTCCTTTTTCAGCAATTCCGCCAAAAAAACGATCAGCCCGTCACCCTTAAGATGGCCGAAGTGGTCATTATATTTCTTGAAATCATCGATATCGATCATGGCGAGCGACAACGAGGAGCCTGTGCTTCTGGATTTGCGCATTTCCTCTTCCAGCGTCAGCTCGAAATAGCTGTGGTTGAACAGACCTGTCCGCGGGTCACGGTTCGCCCGCTCCTCGATGTCCCGGTACATCGCGAACATCTGCTTGAACGCATAGGACAGCAAAACGCTGAGACAGAGAAACAGGGCCAGCCCGAAAATATGATTATGGTATAAAAGGATGACCAGCACAAGCGCCAGCACCAGGGTACTGAGGTAGGCAATGATCGTGTCCTTTATCATTCCTTTTAGTGTTTCGTACAGATTCTCATTATAGAAGACATAGTAATAAAAGACGATCAGCATCGTATTCAGCACGAAGTATATGGCCATGCCTCCAGCATACGCCAGAAGATGGTTGTCCATAAGCGGTCCCCGTACCCCTCCCAGGGCAGTAAAGGAAAAGGATGCGGAGGCGATAATGATTGAGTATATGGCAAAGTTGATCAGATGCTTCCACCAGATGGTCTTACGTTCAATGAGAAAAATAACCGCGGACGAGACCAGAAGGACGGTTAAGCTGAACGTGGGGCCAAATACGAAAATACAGGCCAGATAAACGGAAGAGTCAAGGGATAACCCGTTGCCCTGCGGAGGAAGCTGGAATGTAAAGACCGTTAATACGACAGCCGCTCCCGATAGCGCATACACCCATACCCAAGTTGAAGTTGTATAGTGAATAAAAGCGCCCTGATTATATATCGTGAACAAACCGAGTCCCATCAGGCAAATGGCAAGGGCGTACAGGTGACTCAGGTTCAGCTTGGCTATGACCGCGTTCCACTTTGGCAAAAGTTACCCTCCTTTTCACAAGTATCTTGATTGTCCCATTTATTTTAAGGGATTTATCGGAGATTTCATAGATGATGACAGGCAAAATCCAAGAGTATAAAAAGAGGCGGTTTCGCAGGCCTTGGAGTTGGCGGGGTTTCCTGGCATGCTAAAAAGCAGGCTGAACATCAGCCTGCTCTCTGTTCCATCCGATCAACGGCCGCCGCCGATAAGTCTGAATCCGGAGGTCAAAGCCAAAACCACGGAAGCAACGATAACTACATTGATAATAATGCGCGAATACAGCATGCCGTCCCATTTCTTTTTCACAATTGTTCACCCCTTTCGATAACGGATCGTCAAGACTGCTTGGCTTCCATCTCCTGAGTTTGAATCTGTCTTTTGTCTGGAACAAGAATGTGCTGAAGATAGAGGAAAATCCCTACATTCATCACAATATCGCCAACGCTGATGACCTGAGTGCGCGGGTAAGGCTTGGACAGCGGAATAATATCCCCAAGGAACGACAGCCTGGTCGCGGAGTCCATCAGAAAATGCTTCGTAACAACGGCTCCCGACTGCAGAAGTTGCACGTAATAAGGGTCCAGAACCTTTGACGCCTCCAGCGAGACAGGCATCTTGCCGCCATTGACGGCCATGACGAGAAAGTTCAGAAAGACACCGGCAAAAATGAACAGAAAGCCCGGAGTGCTCCGGTTCAACCACAGGATGTAAAGCCCTGCCACGTACACGCCGGCAAAGAAAATACCGCTGAGCGAAGCAAAGGCAGCCGACCGATCATTCAGTTCAAA is a genomic window of Paenibacillus durus ATCC 35681 containing:
- a CDS encoding aldehyde dehydrogenase, producing the protein MESYGWLTDRQRSFFASGETKSLGYRIDALRRLKAGIQQRERQLINALKADLNKSEFEAYMTEIGIVLEEISFTLKHLRAWAKPRKVKTSVTHFGARGRIYSEPYGLALILAPWNYPFQLAAAPLIGAIAAGNCAVVKPSELTPRTSETIAEIIRTSFQEDYITVVQGGIKTSEALLREKFDYIFFTGSVPVGKIIMEAAAKHLTPVTLELGGKSPCIVHEDANLKLAARRIAWGKFMNAGQTCVAPDYIYVHQSVKESFLKELESAVKELYGERPLLNPEFTRIVGRKHFDRLKAFLSSGTLAFGGGTDPEKLTIEPTVLTDISWEDPVMQEEIFGPLLPVLEYGNLPEAIREIGNQPKPLALYLFTESQSVQEEMGERLSFGGGCINDTVYHITSPYLPFGGVGSSGMGAYHGQASFETFSHSKSVLKQTTRFDLPFRYPNRKNGLKIIKRFLK
- the odhB gene encoding 2-oxoglutarate dehydrogenase complex dihydrolipoyllysine-residue succinyltransferase translates to MSEIKVPDLGESITEGTIYKWIVKEGDHVGQGDVLAELETDKVNLEISAEESGVISAILRKDGDNVAVGEVIGLIGSGGDGKASAADSGKPAAPEAPVVPAAQQPAAPPAGAGTLATAPEGPAAENGAAYLASPGARKLARERGIDLGEVGARDPIGRIGQADVKTFGAAAVPAAPKPAPAAPAQGGAPAGSPPPGTKAADGKETERKRMSRRRLTIASRLVEAQHTAAMLTTFNEVDMTAILDIRKRRKDNFKEKHDIGLGFMSFFTKAVVGALKAYPLLNAEIDGEDLIIKKFYDIGIAVSAKEGLVVPVVREADRLSFPQIERQIAELASKARANTLALSDLQGGTFTITNGGVFGSLLSTPILNAPQVGILGMHKIQLRPIAIDEVTTVNKPMMYIALSYDHRIVDGAEAVSFLVKVKELLEDPEALLLEG
- a CDS encoding 2-oxoglutarate dehydrogenase E1 component, with the translated sequence MSAKESYNESVWSKYYGPNLGYIQEKYEHFAEDPSSVEAHYRELFTIYGSPPLTSEAARTPGPALPADTDWLRKAVRASKLIASIRIFGHLAADIDPLGQGHTSMAKWLDPETYELTREDLLALPASLIWENAPQDVLTGWDAYHRMRQTYTKTIAYEFSHVHDQQELRWLNSQAESATSPAPLTPAERKGLLGRLIQVEQFETFLHKTFVGQKRFSLEGNDTLVPMLDEIVRAAAHDGAEHILMGMAHRGRLNVLAHILGKPYDIIFSEFHHSPNKELFPSEGSMGINYGWTGDVKYHLGADRAFREGETVRARLTLANNPSHLEFVNPVVEGFARAAQEDRSAPGLPGLDTNKAMAVLIHGDAAFPGEGIVAETLNIGKLQGYQNGGTIHIIVNNRIGFTTESEDSRSTHYASDLAKGYEIPIVHVNADDPEACIAAVRMASAYRNLFKKDFLIDLVGYRRHGHNEMDDPEMTQPIVYGKVKNHPTVLRIYAEKLEREKVIAQDELAKMMSEADNVLQQAYERMKEGKQKNGETKTAVALQTDEETSAPTAVPLGKLQSINRQLLSFPEGFKVYPKLQRILQRRKDLLNDGEKVDWALAETLAFAAILQDGTPIRLSGQDAQRGTFSQRHLVLHDSETGALYSPLHQLEDAKASFGVYNSPLSEASVLGYEYGYNVFAPETFVLWEAQYGDFANAAQVILDQFISAGRAKWTQRSNLVILLPHGYEGQGPEHSSGRLERYLQLSAEENWTVANLTNAAQYFHLLRRQASLCGQADARPLVIMTPKSLLRNPRSASSGLELASGQFQPVLPEPLLGQTPSAVTRLVVCSGKITIDLQAELEAAAGQDLSRLHILRLEQLYPFPARELAVYLNAFTSLQEIVWVQEEPKNMGAWSYIEPRLRAIAPSNAAVRYIGRPERSSPASGYADVHTFEQRRIVTEALNLNSQTKAAVPSPSGTVSR
- a CDS encoding anti-repressor SinI family protein; translation: MDKSNQGNIGELQTSELDMEWVYLLLKAKKQGLQVDEIRQFFNDRTLKAI
- a CDS encoding helix-turn-helix domain-containing protein translates to MPDNIGQHIQHLRLEKGLSLSELASKADVAKSYLSNVERNIQSNPSIQFIEKIAEALDVPVHVLLYGENSDTQEELLDSEWFKLVQEAMSSGVSKREFKEFLDYQKWRLEQKDQ